One Bacteroidota bacterium DNA segment encodes these proteins:
- a CDS encoding permease-like cell division protein FtsX: MKPNATPVISSTVNNTLILFFVGLFFFIALAANVLVDFASNSLVVKVVVSDNMTKAEANDFIQRLMKTSYAERAQFVSKEEALQRFKDKADLAEVMGENNPLPATVELYVKKEYLNEADMEAITKKLVQTPEVYDVYYPRTMIKNVVENRALFQVLAGTVGLILIVVAFFLIMNTVQLGIYSKRMMIRSMQLIGATSRYIRAPFLRSGMLQGLVAGTLASALIFVLLQGLASFMPAAAVLIYRPEVFALYFCLILAGVLLGWFSSTVAVNRFLNKNLDEIV, translated from the coding sequence ATGAAACCGAATGCTACCCCGGTCATCTCCTCTACGGTGAATAACACCCTGATTCTGTTTTTTGTCGGGCTGTTCTTTTTCATTGCACTGGCAGCCAATGTACTGGTAGACTTTGCATCGAATAGCCTGGTGGTAAAGGTGGTGGTGAGCGATAATATGACAAAAGCCGAGGCAAATGACTTCATCCAGCGGCTGATGAAAACCAGCTATGCAGAGCGGGCACAGTTTGTAAGCAAGGAGGAAGCCCTGCAGCGCTTCAAAGACAAGGCCGACCTGGCCGAGGTAATGGGCGAGAACAACCCACTGCCCGCCACCGTGGAGCTGTATGTAAAGAAGGAGTACCTGAATGAGGCCGACATGGAGGCCATCACCAAAAAACTGGTGCAAACCCCCGAGGTGTACGACGTGTATTACCCCCGCACCATGATTAAAAACGTGGTGGAAAACCGGGCGCTCTTTCAGGTACTGGCGGGCACCGTAGGGCTGATCCTCATTGTGGTGGCGTTTTTCCTCATCATGAATACCGTTCAGCTCGGCATTTACAGCAAGCGCATGATGATACGCAGCATGCAGCTGATAGGGGCCACTTCGCGCTATATCCGCGCGCCATTTTTGCGCTCGGGCATGCTGCAGGGGCTGGTGGCGGGCACCCTGGCCAGCGCACTCATTTTCGTGCTGCTGCAGGGGCTAGCCAGCTTTATGCCGGCTGCAGCCGTGCTTATTTACCGGCCCGAGGTATTCGCACTCTATTTTTGTCTTATTTTAGCGGGCGTGCTACTTGGATGGTTTAGCAGCACGGTGGCCGTAAATCGCTTCTTAAACAAGAATCTGGACGAAATTGTATGA
- a CDS encoding DUF3098 domain-containing protein — translation MSKKTNGKKPQVLKTPIGQKATPGHTEKRGHRSPAMQHMPFVRENFVHLGIGIALLIIGYLFMSDDTFTDAAEFSTALYIAPFFTIGGYVYILFAILRGHRKRIGGRGQNEQQEN, via the coding sequence ATGAGTAAAAAGACGAATGGCAAAAAGCCCCAGGTGCTGAAAACCCCCATCGGACAAAAAGCCACCCCCGGCCACACAGAGAAACGCGGCCACCGGAGCCCCGCCATGCAGCACATGCCCTTTGTGCGCGAGAACTTTGTGCACCTGGGCATTGGCATCGCCCTGCTCATCATTGGCTACCTGTTCATGAGCGACGACACCTTTACAGATGCGGCCGAATTCAGCACAGCCCTGTACATAGCACCCTTCTTTACCATCGGGGGCTATGTATACATCCTCTTTGCCATCCTGCGCGGCCACCGGAAACGCATAGGAGGCAGGGGCCAGAACGAGCAGCAAGAAAACTAG
- the truB gene encoding tRNA pseudouridine(55) synthase TruB, translated as MSRTADKPDYAAGAVILIDKPTGWTSFDVVAKLRNGLKVKKIGHAGTLDPLATGLLILCTGAYTKRIQEIQDADKTYIAEITFGATTDTYDAEGSLTPGQDPAGLTEEKVKEALQAFVGPILQMPPAFSALKVKGKRAYELARAGQTPELKARAIHIHSLELSHWAGPVAVVQVQCSKGTYIRSLAHDLGQALGTGAYLSGLRRTAIGTYSVAQALSPEAYLARFGAQARTDL; from the coding sequence ATGAGCAGGACAGCCGATAAACCCGACTACGCCGCCGGTGCAGTCATCCTGATAGACAAACCCACGGGCTGGACCAGTTTCGACGTAGTGGCCAAGCTGCGCAATGGACTGAAGGTAAAAAAGATTGGGCATGCAGGAACATTGGACCCACTAGCCACAGGCCTCCTCATCCTGTGCACAGGGGCTTATACCAAGCGCATACAGGAAATACAGGACGCAGATAAAACCTACATCGCCGAAATCACCTTTGGCGCTACAACAGACACCTACGATGCGGAGGGCAGCCTAACCCCCGGCCAAGACCCCGCCGGCCTGACTGAGGAAAAAGTAAAAGAGGCCCTACAAGCGTTTGTAGGACCGATCCTACAGATGCCCCCTGCCTTCTCGGCCCTGAAGGTAAAGGGGAAACGAGCCTACGAGCTGGCCCGTGCGGGCCAAACACCCGAGCTGAAAGCCCGAGCCATACACATACACAGCCTGGAGCTAAGCCACTGGGCGGGGCCGGTGGCAGTGGTGCAGGTGCAGTGTAGCAAGGGTACCTATATACGCAGCCTGGCGCACGACCTGGGGCAGGCCCTGGGCACCGGTGCCTACCTGAGCGGCCTACGGCGCACCGCCATAGGCACCTATAGCGTGGCGCAGGCCCTAAGCCCGGAGGCCTACCTGGCCCGGTTTGGGGCACAGGCCCGGACCGACCTGTAG
- a CDS encoding tungsten formylmethanofuran dehydrogenase, producing MPQSSLQAVSIPRETLLRAWKHMSYVQEMARVYDQNRAVAHYVHSTSRGHEAIQLACAYLLAAHDFVYPYYRDESILLGIGKTPYELMLQLLAKRDDPFSGGRTYYAHPSLRDADRPKIPHQSSATGMQAIPATGAAHGIKYLEQQGAASWDASTPPVVVCSIGDGAMTEGEVSEAMQMAILHQLPILYLVQDNNWGISASGDEMRAMDAVRFAQGFPGLETRRVDGADFEASYQLLAEVIGLIRKERRPFLVQANVPLLGHHTSGVRSEWYREAEEWSEAASQDPYPRFRQALLGSGVPVAELDQLAEEAFAEVRAAFEKARAAAEPTELFTHIYAPTPIHTEKGTREPAGAEKVVMVDAALHAMQEILEDVPESLLYGQDVGHRLGGVFREAATLAQKFGRDRVFNTPIQEAYIIGSTVGMSAVGAKPVVEVQFMDYIWPGLNQLFAELSRSYYLSNGKWNAQSLIRVPLGAYGSGGPFHSSSLESVIANIRGVKIAYPSNAADMKGLFKAAFYDPNPVVLLEHKGLYWSKVPGTKAAMTPEPDRDYVVPLGKGRVAQAADPQKLAEGDTCAVVTWGMGVHWALNASLQYPGQVEIVDLRSLEPLDWPLITEVVLRHGKVMVVTEEPAPNSFAEALTGRIATRFFTRLDAPVQLVGSENTPAIPLNSGLEAAYLPSAEKVAARLGELLAW from the coding sequence ATGCCACAGTCTAGTCTCCAAGCCGTGTCTATCCCCCGCGAAACCCTCCTCCGCGCCTGGAAGCATATGAGCTATGTGCAGGAAATGGCGCGGGTGTATGACCAAAACCGGGCCGTGGCCCACTATGTGCACAGCACCAGCCGCGGGCACGAGGCCATCCAGCTAGCCTGTGCCTATCTGCTAGCGGCCCACGACTTTGTGTACCCCTACTATCGGGATGAGAGCATCCTGCTGGGCATAGGCAAAACCCCCTACGAGCTGATGCTACAGCTGCTGGCCAAGCGCGACGACCCCTTTAGCGGTGGGCGCACCTACTATGCGCACCCCAGCCTGCGCGATGCGGATCGGCCCAAAATACCCCACCAGAGCAGTGCTACGGGCATGCAGGCCATCCCTGCCACCGGTGCCGCCCATGGCATCAAGTACCTGGAGCAGCAGGGCGCTGCCAGCTGGGATGCTAGTACCCCCCCTGTGGTGGTGTGCAGCATAGGAGACGGGGCCATGACCGAGGGCGAGGTAAGTGAGGCCATGCAGATGGCCATCCTGCACCAGCTGCCCATCCTCTACCTGGTGCAAGACAACAACTGGGGCATAAGTGCCAGTGGCGACGAGATGCGGGCTATGGATGCCGTCCGTTTTGCGCAGGGCTTCCCGGGGCTGGAGACCCGCCGTGTAGACGGGGCAGACTTTGAGGCCAGCTACCAGCTGCTGGCCGAGGTGATTGGGCTGATCCGCAAAGAGCGGCGCCCCTTTTTGGTACAGGCCAATGTGCCCCTGCTGGGCCACCACACCAGCGGGGTGCGCAGTGAGTGGTACCGCGAGGCGGAGGAGTGGAGCGAGGCCGCGAGCCAAGACCCCTATCCCCGGTTTAGGCAGGCACTACTGGGCTCGGGTGTGCCTGTGGCCGAGCTGGACCAGCTGGCCGAAGAAGCCTTTGCCGAGGTGCGTGCCGCCTTTGAGAAAGCACGGGCCGCTGCCGAGCCAACAGAGCTTTTTACACACATCTACGCCCCCACACCCATCCACACGGAGAAGGGAACACGCGAGCCTGCCGGGGCCGAAAAGGTGGTGATGGTGGATGCCGCGCTGCACGCCATGCAGGAGATACTGGAGGATGTGCCCGAGAGCCTGCTATATGGCCAGGATGTGGGCCACCGGCTGGGTGGCGTTTTTCGCGAGGCTGCCACGCTAGCCCAGAAGTTTGGGCGAGACCGCGTGTTCAACACACCCATTCAGGAGGCCTACATCATAGGCTCCACCGTGGGGATGAGTGCTGTGGGTGCCAAGCCTGTGGTGGAGGTTCAGTTTATGGACTATATATGGCCTGGGCTGAACCAGCTGTTTGCCGAGCTGAGCCGCAGCTACTACCTGAGCAACGGAAAGTGGAATGCCCAGAGCCTGATACGCGTGCCACTGGGCGCCTATGGCAGTGGCGGGCCCTTTCACAGCAGCAGCCTAGAGAGCGTGATTGCCAACATCCGGGGGGTGAAGATTGCCTACCCCAGCAATGCGGCAGATATGAAGGGCCTCTTTAAGGCCGCATTTTACGATCCCAATCCCGTGGTGCTACTAGAGCACAAGGGCCTGTACTGGAGCAAGGTGCCTGGCACCAAGGCCGCCATGACCCCCGAGCCAGACCGAGACTATGTGGTGCCGCTGGGCAAGGGGCGGGTAGCCCAGGCTGCCGACCCCCAAAAGCTGGCGGAGGGGGATACCTGTGCTGTAGTAACCTGGGGAATGGGTGTGCACTGGGCCCTGAATGCGAGCCTGCAGTACCCGGGCCAGGTAGAGATCGTAGACCTACGCTCGCTGGAACCGCTAGACTGGCCGCTGATAACTGAGGTGGTGCTGCGGCATGGCAAGGTGATGGTGGTAACTGAAGAGCCAGCCCCCAACAGCTTTGCCGAAGCCCTTACGGGCCGTATTGCTACCCGGTTCTTTACCCGCCTGGATGCCCCTGTGCAGCTGGTAGGTAGCGAGAATACCCCCGCCATTCCGCTTAACTCGGGCTTGGAAGCCGCCTATCTGCCCAGTGCCGAAAAAGTAGCGGCCCGGCTGGGCGAGCTGTTGGCCTGGTAG
- the trxA gene encoding thioredoxin — translation MGQHTVELTDANFEELVLKSEKPVFVDFWAQWCGPCLAIAPALEELADEYKGTVVIGKLDVDANPAISQHFRITSIPTLMLFKGGEMIDKQVGAAPKPVLKKKIEGALVS, via the coding sequence ATGGGACAACACACTGTAGAATTGACCGACGCAAACTTCGAGGAACTTGTACTGAAGAGCGAAAAACCCGTTTTTGTAGACTTCTGGGCACAGTGGTGCGGCCCCTGCCTGGCAATAGCCCCCGCCCTGGAGGAGTTGGCCGATGAGTACAAGGGTACCGTGGTAATTGGCAAGCTGGACGTGGATGCGAATCCCGCCATCAGCCAGCATTTCCGCATTACTTCCATCCCGACCTTGATGCTGTTTAAGGGCGGCGAAATGATAGACAAACAGGTAGGCGCTGCGCCCAAGCCTGTGCTGAAAAAGAAGATAGAGGGCGCACTGGTATCCTAG
- a CDS encoding alpha/beta hydrolase yields MKKMILTTTLIAGGLGAAWAQPHPQGQAQANKPVILIIHGFPGNASDWEETAAALSTHYRVLLPDLAGFGKQEARGLSFEQLWVDSQAQKLKNLLEQEQVENLYVLAHDYGVPVAISLRALIPNRIQKMVLTAGNLLSAPPLNLMMKATSKPLVGGPARALLFSAFSNNAMRKMGTRKGKHYPVKNTALERQAIKTIFGTALGDMKGYFMPIEQQARKTDIPVLLIWGEKDPFFPIEHTQRMQAALPQADLTTYAGVGHYCYLEEKTKFTEDVLNFFSK; encoded by the coding sequence ATGAAAAAAATGATTCTCACCACCACACTCATTGCTGGCGGCCTGGGTGCTGCCTGGGCACAGCCACACCCGCAGGGCCAGGCACAGGCAAACAAGCCGGTTATCCTGATCATCCATGGCTTTCCGGGCAATGCCAGCGACTGGGAAGAAACAGCAGCGGCCCTATCCACACACTACCGCGTCCTTCTGCCCGACTTAGCCGGATTTGGTAAGCAGGAAGCCAGGGGGCTTAGCTTCGAACAGCTGTGGGTGGATAGCCAAGCCCAGAAACTGAAAAACCTGCTCGAGCAAGAGCAAGTAGAAAACCTGTACGTGCTGGCCCATGACTATGGCGTGCCGGTGGCTATCTCGCTTAGAGCCCTTATACCCAACCGGATACAGAAAATGGTGCTAACCGCAGGCAACCTCCTGAGCGCCCCCCCGCTGAACCTGATGATGAAAGCAACCAGCAAGCCCCTGGTGGGTGGGCCAGCCAGGGCACTCTTGTTTTCCGCCTTTTCAAACAACGCCATGCGCAAAATGGGCACCCGAAAGGGCAAACACTATCCCGTGAAGAACACTGCCCTGGAGCGCCAGGCCATCAAAACCATTTTTGGTACTGCCCTGGGAGACATGAAAGGCTATTTTATGCCCATAGAGCAGCAGGCCAGAAAGACAGACATTCCGGTACTGCTAATCTGGGGAGAAAAAGACCCCTTTTTCCCGATTGAGCACACACAGCGGATGCAGGCAGCACTACCCCAGGCGGACCTTACCACCTATGCCGGCGTGGGCCACTACTGCTACCTGGAAGAAAAAACTAAATTTACCGAGGATGTGCTAAATTTCTTTTCGAAATGA
- a CDS encoding undecaprenyl-diphosphate phosphatase produces the protein MSVLEAFLLGILQGLTEFLPVSSSGHLELGKVWLDVSNANDTTFTVVAHAGTALSTIIVFWDRVKQLLLAPFHSRKSESFQYLLFVLIAAVPVVVLGLLARDAVDALFNGNLLLVGSCLLVTSGLLFFASRARDRGGEVTGRSAWIIGLAQAVAVLPGISRSGATISTALMLGIRRDRAARFSFLIVLIPIFGVMGLDGLKLATGAETLKLGWAPLLTGFITSFFVGLLACRWMVRIVQRGGLVPFSLYCLLVGLVTLYFGFAG, from the coding sequence ATGTCCGTACTTGAGGCATTCCTGCTCGGTATCCTGCAGGGACTAACCGAATTTCTGCCCGTCAGCAGCTCTGGCCACCTGGAGCTGGGCAAGGTGTGGCTGGATGTATCGAACGCCAACGACACCACCTTCACCGTAGTGGCACATGCCGGCACCGCCCTTAGCACAATCATCGTCTTCTGGGATAGGGTAAAGCAGTTGCTGCTGGCACCCTTCCACAGCCGAAAGAGCGAGAGTTTCCAGTACCTCCTGTTTGTGCTGATAGCGGCCGTACCGGTGGTGGTGCTGGGCCTGCTGGCCCGGGATGCGGTGGATGCCCTATTTAATGGCAACCTGCTGCTGGTAGGCAGCTGCCTGCTGGTTACCTCCGGCCTGCTCTTCTTTGCCAGCCGGGCCCGCGACCGGGGTGGAGAGGTCACGGGCCGCAGCGCCTGGATTATCGGCCTGGCGCAGGCCGTAGCCGTACTGCCGGGCATTAGCCGCAGCGGCGCTACCATCAGCACTGCACTCATGCTGGGCATACGGCGAGACCGAGCCGCACGCTTCAGCTTTCTCATCGTGCTCATCCCCATATTCGGGGTAATGGGGCTGGATGGCCTAAAGCTAGCCACCGGGGCCGAAACGCTGAAACTAGGCTGGGCACCCCTGCTTACTGGCTTTATTACCAGTTTCTTCGTAGGCCTGCTAGCCTGCCGCTGGATGGTGAGGATTGTGCAGCGGGGGGGGCTAGTGCCTTTTTCGCTCTACTGCCTGCTGGTAGGGCTTGTCACGCTCTATTTCGGCTTCGCAGGCTAG
- the dnaE gene encoding DNA polymerase III subunit alpha: protein MQYVSLHNHTDYSMLDGAGKIKKLVKKACACGMPALGISDHGNMYGVPDFVLACRAEGIKPIVGSEFYLAAKSLHEPKHTKHNPNGNYTYHQILFAKDETGYHNLCKLSSLGFTEGYNYNPRIDRELLARHHQGLIATTCCLASEINQTLLNQGEEAAEAVFRWYLDLFGSDYYIELQDHGIPQQHQCNAVLKKWAAKYNVPMLCTNDVHYVEKQDAEAHDLLLALQTGSDYNDPNRFRFTVSDDDRSLNPNFYLKGAEEMAALFPDVPEALENTLRLSDSCSLNLDLGGKLLMPVYQIPPEYADMDAYLRHLSLLGARKKYGELRTDIADRIDTELAIIQKMGFAGYFLIVQEITNEARRRGVMVGPGRGSAAGSVVAYATGIIDVDPLQYQLLFERFLNPERVSPPDIDMDFDDEGRQQVIDFVVEKYGQQSVSQIITYGTMGAKTALRDVGRVLGVPLAEVNKIAKYIPERPGITFAKALTREDNPDHYGHLKEALESPDPAVQKMMRYALTLEGTTRQTGIHAAGVIIAPGTISDYAPVAMSTRDNVVTTQYEGPMAEAAGLLKMDFLGLKTLSIIKTACRLIKERHGKDIDADHIPLDDAKTYELYQQGDTVGTFQFESDGMRKYLRQLKPTNIEDLIAMNALYRPGPMDYIPLFINRKNGIDPVEYPHPRLEPILNMTYGIMVYQEQVMQCAQAMAGYSLGQADLLRRAMGKKKAEVMAQERTSFIAGCAQQGTADADKAGEVFDIMAKFAGYGFNKSHAAAYSILAFRTAYLKANYPAEYMAAILSHNLDNTDKITFFMEECRRMGIQVLPPSVNHSVIRFSVQDDQTIRFGLGAIKGVGEGPCEAIVEARKEGGAYASVFDLAARVDPKRLGGRRVLEALAMAGALDCFSGVHRAQFFKANEKDAEMSGAELVATYGNRVQAQKSSAQTSLFGGGNATGTGLPEAMEPILPQREAWGTMEQLNREKDVIGFYLSGHPLDSFRAEILAAKATEIATLPEEANGGKVLLAGIITAARERTSKKGNTFGSFVLEDFSGSREFTVFGDAYDKIKGALSINNCVLVEALWESRYYNSEEYELKVKDVSRLEGLLERKVKLLELQLSLEQINTSFSMQLIQLFENFKGDKPVEFVIFDSDIKGPLQLHAHQLKVRASSELLNSLDHLNIRYNLK from the coding sequence ATGCAATACGTATCGCTGCACAACCACACCGACTACAGCATGCTGGACGGGGCCGGCAAAATAAAAAAGCTGGTAAAAAAAGCCTGCGCCTGTGGCATGCCCGCCCTGGGCATCAGCGACCACGGCAATATGTACGGCGTGCCCGATTTTGTGCTGGCCTGCCGGGCCGAAGGCATCAAGCCCATTGTGGGCAGCGAGTTTTACCTGGCTGCCAAGAGCCTGCATGAGCCCAAGCACACCAAGCATAACCCCAATGGCAACTACACCTACCACCAGATCCTGTTTGCCAAAGACGAAACAGGCTACCACAACCTGTGCAAGCTGAGCAGCCTGGGCTTTACAGAGGGCTATAACTACAACCCCCGCATAGACCGAGAACTACTGGCGCGGCACCACCAGGGGCTGATAGCCACCACCTGCTGCCTGGCCAGCGAGATAAACCAGACCCTGCTGAACCAGGGCGAGGAGGCCGCAGAGGCGGTGTTTCGCTGGTACCTGGACCTATTTGGCAGCGACTATTACATAGAACTACAAGACCACGGCATACCCCAGCAGCACCAGTGCAATGCCGTGCTGAAAAAATGGGCCGCAAAGTACAACGTACCCATGCTGTGTACCAACGATGTACACTATGTGGAAAAGCAGGACGCCGAGGCCCACGACCTGCTGCTGGCCCTGCAGACCGGTAGCGACTACAACGACCCAAACCGATTCCGCTTTACCGTAAGTGATGACGACCGCAGCCTGAACCCCAACTTCTACCTGAAAGGGGCAGAAGAAATGGCCGCCCTCTTCCCCGATGTGCCCGAGGCACTGGAGAACACCCTGCGCCTGAGCGACAGCTGCAGCCTGAACCTGGACCTGGGCGGAAAGCTGCTGATGCCGGTGTACCAGATACCCCCGGAGTATGCCGATATGGATGCCTACCTGCGGCACCTAAGCCTGCTGGGTGCCCGCAAAAAGTACGGCGAGCTACGTACCGACATTGCCGACCGCATAGACACCGAGCTGGCCATCATCCAGAAGATGGGCTTTGCCGGCTACTTCCTCATCGTACAGGAGATAACCAACGAAGCCCGCAGGCGGGGGGTAATGGTAGGCCCCGGGCGGGGTAGTGCCGCAGGCAGTGTGGTGGCCTATGCCACTGGCATAATAGACGTAGACCCGCTGCAGTACCAGCTGCTATTCGAGCGCTTCCTGAACCCCGAGCGGGTAAGCCCGCCGGATATCGATATGGACTTTGACGACGAGGGCCGCCAGCAGGTTATCGACTTTGTGGTAGAAAAGTATGGCCAGCAGAGCGTGAGCCAGATCATCACCTACGGTACCATGGGGGCCAAGACCGCCCTGCGCGATGTGGGCCGCGTGCTGGGTGTGCCCCTGGCCGAGGTGAACAAGATAGCCAAGTACATACCCGAGCGCCCGGGCATCACCTTTGCCAAAGCGCTAACCCGCGAAGACAACCCCGACCACTATGGCCACCTGAAAGAAGCCCTGGAAAGCCCCGACCCCGCTGTGCAAAAGATGATGCGCTATGCCCTGACGCTGGAGGGAACCACACGCCAGACAGGCATACACGCTGCCGGGGTCATTATAGCGCCAGGCACCATCAGCGACTATGCGCCCGTGGCCATGAGCACGCGAGACAATGTGGTAACCACCCAGTACGAAGGCCCCATGGCCGAGGCCGCCGGACTGCTGAAAATGGACTTCCTGGGCCTGAAAACGCTCTCGATCATCAAAACAGCCTGTAGGCTGATAAAGGAGCGGCACGGAAAAGACATAGATGCAGACCACATCCCCCTGGATGATGCCAAAACCTACGAACTGTACCAGCAGGGAGACACCGTAGGCACCTTCCAGTTTGAGAGCGACGGCATGCGCAAGTACCTGCGCCAGCTGAAGCCCACCAACATCGAAGACCTGATAGCCATGAATGCCCTGTACCGACCGGGGCCAATGGACTACATACCTCTCTTCATAAATCGCAAAAATGGCATAGACCCCGTGGAGTATCCCCACCCGCGCCTGGAGCCTATCCTGAATATGACCTATGGCATTATGGTGTATCAGGAGCAGGTAATGCAGTGCGCCCAGGCCATGGCGGGCTATAGCCTGGGCCAGGCCGACCTGCTGCGCCGGGCCATGGGCAAGAAAAAAGCGGAGGTGATGGCCCAGGAGCGCACCAGCTTCATAGCAGGCTGTGCACAGCAGGGCACCGCCGATGCTGATAAAGCCGGAGAGGTGTTCGACATCATGGCCAAGTTTGCCGGCTATGGCTTCAACAAAAGCCACGCCGCGGCTTACTCCATCCTGGCTTTTCGTACCGCCTACCTGAAGGCCAATTATCCGGCTGAGTATATGGCAGCCATCCTGAGCCATAACCTGGATAATACTGACAAGATTACCTTCTTTATGGAAGAGTGCCGCCGGATGGGCATCCAGGTGCTACCCCCTAGTGTAAACCACAGCGTTATTCGCTTCAGCGTGCAGGATGATCAGACCATCCGTTTCGGCCTGGGTGCCATCAAGGGGGTGGGCGAGGGGCCCTGCGAGGCCATTGTAGAGGCCCGAAAGGAAGGCGGTGCCTATGCCTCGGTATTCGACCTGGCCGCGCGTGTAGACCCCAAGCGCCTGGGCGGACGCCGCGTGCTGGAGGCCCTGGCCATGGCCGGGGCGCTAGACTGCTTTTCGGGCGTGCACCGGGCCCAGTTTTTCAAGGCCAATGAGAAAGATGCCGAGATGAGCGGGGCCGAGTTGGTAGCCACCTATGGCAACCGCGTGCAGGCACAAAAGAGTAGTGCACAGACCAGCCTCTTTGGTGGTGGTAATGCCACTGGCACTGGCCTCCCCGAGGCTATGGAGCCTATCCTGCCACAGCGAGAGGCCTGGGGCACCATGGAGCAGCTCAACCGAGAAAAGGATGTCATCGGCTTCTACCTCAGCGGCCATCCGCTGGATAGCTTTCGCGCCGAGATCCTGGCAGCCAAGGCCACCGAGATAGCCACCCTGCCCGAGGAGGCCAATGGCGGAAAAGTGCTACTGGCGGGCATCATTACCGCCGCACGAGAGCGCACCAGCAAAAAGGGCAATACCTTCGGCTCCTTTGTGCTCGAGGACTTTAGCGGTAGCAGGGAGTTTACCGTCTTTGGCGATGCCTACGACAAGATAAAGGGTGCCCTAAGCATAAACAACTGCGTGCTGGTGGAGGCCCTGTGGGAAAGCCGCTACTACAACAGTGAAGAGTATGAGCTGAAAGTAAAAGACGTGAGCCGCCTGGAGGGCCTGCTGGAACGAAAGGTGAAGCTGCTGGAACTACAGCTGTCGCTCGAGCAAATCAATACCAGTTTCAGTATGCAACTAATTCAACTTTTTGAGAACTTTAAGGGGGATAAGCCTGTTGAGTTCGTTATATTTGACAGCGACATAAAAGGCCCCCTGCAGCTACACGCGCACCAGCTAAAAGTGCGGGCCAGTAGCGAGCTGCTGAATTCTCTGGATCATCTCAATATTCGTTATAATCTTAAGTAA
- a CDS encoding RNA polymerase sigma factor, whose amino-acid sequence MTVQEEQTLVRQAVAGSKEAVEKVVVYLQADLYNLSIRFLFDTEEGKDATQEILIRLITRLSTFEHKSRLKTWAWRIAKNYLINYKESRKTAQNGFSFEAFSAYLQQDSAQDAYAGPDGPLLELEVKLSCSTALLQCLSREQRIAYLLGELFELGSEEGAYVTDTRPENFRKRLSVARERIRGFMQDNCGIVNPDRACRCQKRIQAGLDSQRIKPGKLNFVGALSQEETVRQVEGLASLAALYHTQPKYQVPGALQDAVRALIASRKFDVLS is encoded by the coding sequence ATGACCGTACAAGAGGAACAAACACTGGTTAGGCAGGCGGTGGCGGGAAGCAAAGAGGCGGTGGAAAAGGTGGTAGTCTACCTGCAGGCCGATCTGTACAATCTATCCATTCGTTTCCTATTCGACACCGAGGAGGGAAAAGATGCCACCCAGGAGATCCTTATCCGGCTGATAACACGGCTTAGCACGTTTGAGCACAAAAGCAGGCTCAAGACCTGGGCCTGGCGGATCGCGAAAAACTACCTGATCAACTACAAGGAAAGTCGAAAAACCGCACAAAACGGCTTCTCTTTCGAAGCCTTCTCGGCCTACCTGCAGCAAGACTCGGCCCAGGATGCGTACGCCGGGCCGGATGGGCCGCTGCTGGAGCTAGAGGTCAAGCTATCGTGCTCTACGGCCCTACTACAGTGCCTATCGCGCGAGCAGAGAATCGCCTATCTACTGGGCGAGCTGTTTGAACTGGGCAGCGAAGAGGGGGCCTATGTAACGGATACTCGTCCGGAAAACTTCAGGAAGCGACTGTCTGTAGCAAGAGAGCGGATCCGGGGATTTATGCAAGACAACTGCGGCATTGTAAATCCGGACAGGGCATGCCGCTGCCAAAAGCGCATCCAGGCCGGCCTGGATAGCCAAAGAATAAAGCCCGGAAAACTAAACTTTGTAGGTGCACTATCGCAGGAGGAAACCGTAAGGCAGGTAGAGGGCCTGGCCAGCCTGGCCGCGCTGTACCACACCCAGCCCAAATACCAGGTACCCGGCGCGCTGCAAGATGCTGTAAGGGCGCTGATAGCGAGCCGAAAGTTTGATGTACTATCCTGA